The Equus caballus isolate H_3958 breed thoroughbred chromosome 12, TB-T2T, whole genome shotgun sequence genome contains a region encoding:
- the IRF7 gene encoding interferon regulatory factor 7 isoform X7, whose translation MAVAPDRVAPRVLFGDWLLGEVSSGRYEGLEWLDAARTHFRVPWKHFGRRDLGEADSRIFKAWAVARGRWPPSSSRSDPQTPESALRAGWKTNFRCALRSTRRFVMLQDNSGDLTDPHKVYALSPEVGWAGPNSPSEDAGINQGKDEALDVPPRMGGFLRPALAGDAGERRGHQLAGPNPEPCAPSPLSGPADDVEDLLLQALQQSSLEDHLLEATWGVDPISPEAPGPELPAGQLYLPKPQAQTTEPSLGTLDVTIMYKGRTVLQEVVGRPRCVFLYGPPSLPVEATELQCVAFPSPAELPDQKQLHYTEKLLQHVAPGLQLELRGPGLWARRLGKCKVFWEVGGPLGSASPSSPARLLPRNCDTPIFDFSTFFRELVEFRARQRQGSPHYTIYLAFGQDLSARRPKEKSLVLVKLEPWLCRAHLEGVQREGVSSLDSGSLGLCLSSSNSLYNDLEHFLDHFFMEVEQPA comes from the exons ATGGCTGTGGCTCCCGACAG GGTAGCCCCGCGCGTGCTGTTCGGAGACTGGCTTTTGGGCGAGGTCAGCAGCGGCCGCTACGAGGGGCTGGAGTGGCTGGACGCAGCCCGCACACACTTCCGTGTCCCCTGGAAGCACTTCGGGCGGAGGGACCTGGGCGAGGCGGACTCACGCATCTTCAAG GCCTGGGCCGTAGCCCGCGGCAGGTGGCcgcccagcagcagcagaagtgACCCTCAGACCCCCGAGAGCGCCCTCCGCGCAGGCTGGAAAACCAACTTCCGCTGCGCATTGCGCAGCACGCGGCGCTTCGTGATGCTGCAAGACAACTCTGGGGACCTCACGGACCCGCATAAGGTGTATGCGCTCAGCCCCGAGGTGGGGTGGGCAG GTCCCAACTCTCCCTCAGAAGATGCAGGCATTAACCAGGGGAAGGATGAGGCCCTTGATGTCCCCCCCAGGATG GGCGGGTTCCTCAGGCCAGCCCTGGCAGGAGATGCTGGTGAGAGGCGGGGGCACCAGCTGGCTGGGCCGAACCCTGAGCCCTGCGCCCCAAGCCCTCTTTCCGGCCCAGCTGACGATGTGGAGGACCTCTTGCTCCAGGCTCTGCAGCAGAGCAGCCtggaggaccacctgctggaagCTACATGGGGGGTGGATCCAATCTCCCCAGAGGCTCCTG GCCCAGAGCTCCCTGCGGGGCAGCTGTACCTGCCAAAGCCCCAGGCCCAGACGACAG AACCCAGCCTGGGCACCCTGGACGTGACCATCATGTACAAGGGCCGAACGGTGCTGCAGGAGGTGGTGGGCCGCCCAAGATGTGTGTTCCTATACGGGCCTCCCAGCCTACCTGTTGAGGCCACAGAACTCCAGTGCGTGGCCTTCCCCAGCCCTGCTGAGCTCCCCGACCAGAAACAGCTTCACTACACAGAGAAGCTGCTGCAGCACGTGGCCCCTGGCCTGCAGCTGGAGCTCCGGGGGCCTGGGCTGTGGGCCCGGCGCCTGGGCAAGTGCAAGGTCTTCTGGGAGGTGGGAGGCCCCCTGGGCTCTGCCAGCCCCTCTAGCCCGGCCCGCCTGCTGCCCAGGAACTGCGACACTCCCATCTTCGACTTCAGCACCTTCTTCCGAG AGCTTGTGGAGTTCCGGGCTCGCCAGCGCCAGGGCTCCCCACACTACACCATCTACCTGGCCTTTGGGCAAGACCTGTCAGCCAGGAGACCCAAGGAGAAGAGCCTGGTCCTGGTGAAG CTGGAGCCGTGGCTGTGCCGGGCGCACCTGGAGGGTGTGCAGCGTGAAGGCGTGTCCTCCCTGGACAGCGGCAGCCTAGGCCTCTGCCTGTCCAGCTCCAACAGCCTCTACAACGACCTCGAGCATTTCCTTGACCACTTCTTCATGGAGGTGGAGCAGCCCGCCTAG
- the IRF7 gene encoding interferon regulatory factor 7 isoform X4 yields MAVAPDRVAPRVLFGDWLLGEVSSGRYEGLEWLDAARTHFRVPWKHFGRRDLGEADSRIFKAWAVARGRWPPSSSRSDPQTPESALRAGWKTNFRCALRSTRRFVMLQDNSGDLTDPHKVYALSPEVGWAEDAGINQGKDEALDVPPRMGGFLRPALAGDAGERRGHQLAGPNPEPCAPSPLSGPADDVEDLLLQALQQSSLEDHLLEATWGVDPISPEAPGPELPAGQLYLPKPQAQTTGLAPAPWQPPQEAEPCTALPPSACPPVAGEQVPARPGYSQLSLHTEPSLGTLDVTIMYKGRTVLQEVVGRPRCVFLYGPPSLPVEATELQCVAFPSPAELPDQKQLHYTEKLLQHVAPGLQLELRGPGLWARRLGKCKVFWEVGGPLGSASPSSPARLLPRNCDTPIFDFSTFFRELVEFRARQRQGSPHYTIYLAFGQDLSARRPKEKSLVLVKLEPWLCRAHLEGVQREGVSSLDSGSLGLCLSSSNSLYNDLEHFLDHFFMEVEQPA; encoded by the exons ATGGCTGTGGCTCCCGACAG GGTAGCCCCGCGCGTGCTGTTCGGAGACTGGCTTTTGGGCGAGGTCAGCAGCGGCCGCTACGAGGGGCTGGAGTGGCTGGACGCAGCCCGCACACACTTCCGTGTCCCCTGGAAGCACTTCGGGCGGAGGGACCTGGGCGAGGCGGACTCACGCATCTTCAAG GCCTGGGCCGTAGCCCGCGGCAGGTGGCcgcccagcagcagcagaagtgACCCTCAGACCCCCGAGAGCGCCCTCCGCGCAGGCTGGAAAACCAACTTCCGCTGCGCATTGCGCAGCACGCGGCGCTTCGTGATGCTGCAAGACAACTCTGGGGACCTCACGGACCCGCATAAGGTGTATGCGCTCAGCCCCGAGGTGGGGTGGGCAG AAGATGCAGGCATTAACCAGGGGAAGGATGAGGCCCTTGATGTCCCCCCCAGGATG GGCGGGTTCCTCAGGCCAGCCCTGGCAGGAGATGCTGGTGAGAGGCGGGGGCACCAGCTGGCTGGGCCGAACCCTGAGCCCTGCGCCCCAAGCCCTCTTTCCGGCCCAGCTGACGATGTGGAGGACCTCTTGCTCCAGGCTCTGCAGCAGAGCAGCCtggaggaccacctgctggaagCTACATGGGGGGTGGATCCAATCTCCCCAGAGGCTCCTG GCCCAGAGCTCCCTGCGGGGCAGCTGTACCTGCCAAAGCCCCAGGCCCAGACGACAG GCCTAGCCCCAGCACCCTGGCAGCCCCCTCAAGAGGCAGAGCCCTGCACTGCGCTGCCCCCCAGTGCCTGTCCCCCGGTGGCAGGTGAGCAGGTCCCAGCCAGGCCTGGCTACTCACAGCTCAGTCTGCACACAGAACCCAGCCTGGGCACCCTGGACGTGACCATCATGTACAAGGGCCGAACGGTGCTGCAGGAGGTGGTGGGCCGCCCAAGATGTGTGTTCCTATACGGGCCTCCCAGCCTACCTGTTGAGGCCACAGAACTCCAGTGCGTGGCCTTCCCCAGCCCTGCTGAGCTCCCCGACCAGAAACAGCTTCACTACACAGAGAAGCTGCTGCAGCACGTGGCCCCTGGCCTGCAGCTGGAGCTCCGGGGGCCTGGGCTGTGGGCCCGGCGCCTGGGCAAGTGCAAGGTCTTCTGGGAGGTGGGAGGCCCCCTGGGCTCTGCCAGCCCCTCTAGCCCGGCCCGCCTGCTGCCCAGGAACTGCGACACTCCCATCTTCGACTTCAGCACCTTCTTCCGAG AGCTTGTGGAGTTCCGGGCTCGCCAGCGCCAGGGCTCCCCACACTACACCATCTACCTGGCCTTTGGGCAAGACCTGTCAGCCAGGAGACCCAAGGAGAAGAGCCTGGTCCTGGTGAAG CTGGAGCCGTGGCTGTGCCGGGCGCACCTGGAGGGTGTGCAGCGTGAAGGCGTGTCCTCCCTGGACAGCGGCAGCCTAGGCCTCTGCCTGTCCAGCTCCAACAGCCTCTACAACGACCTCGAGCATTTCCTTGACCACTTCTTCATGGAGGTGGAGCAGCCCGCCTAG
- the IRF7 gene encoding interferon regulatory factor 7 isoform X2, with the protein MAVAPDRVAPRVLFGDWLLGEVSSGRYEGLEWLDAARTHFRVPWKHFGRRDLGEADSRIFKAWAVARGRWPPSSSRSDPQTPESALRAGWKTNFRCALRSTRRFVMLQDNSGDLTDPHKVYALSPEVGWAVSGPNSPSEDAGINQGKDEALDVPPRMGGFLRPALAGDAGERRGHQLAGPNPEPCAPSPLSGPADDVEDLLLQALQQSSLEDHLLEATWGVDPISPEAPGPELPAGQLYLPKPQAQTTGLAPAPWQPPQEAEPCTALPPSACPPVAGEQVPARPGYSQLSLHTEPSLGTLDVTIMYKGRTVLQEVVGRPRCVFLYGPPSLPVEATELQCVAFPSPAELPDQKQLHYTEKLLQHVAPGLQLELRGPGLWARRLGKCKVFWEVGGPLGSASPSSPARLLPRNCDTPIFDFSTFFRELVEFRARQRQGSPHYTIYLAFGQDLSARRPKEKSLVLVKLEPWLCRAHLEGVQREGVSSLDSGSLGLCLSSSNSLYNDLEHFLDHFFMEVEQPA; encoded by the exons ATGGCTGTGGCTCCCGACAG GGTAGCCCCGCGCGTGCTGTTCGGAGACTGGCTTTTGGGCGAGGTCAGCAGCGGCCGCTACGAGGGGCTGGAGTGGCTGGACGCAGCCCGCACACACTTCCGTGTCCCCTGGAAGCACTTCGGGCGGAGGGACCTGGGCGAGGCGGACTCACGCATCTTCAAG GCCTGGGCCGTAGCCCGCGGCAGGTGGCcgcccagcagcagcagaagtgACCCTCAGACCCCCGAGAGCGCCCTCCGCGCAGGCTGGAAAACCAACTTCCGCTGCGCATTGCGCAGCACGCGGCGCTTCGTGATGCTGCAAGACAACTCTGGGGACCTCACGGACCCGCATAAGGTGTATGCGCTCAGCCCCGAGGTGGGGTGGGCAG TCTCAGGTCCCAACTCTCCCTCAGAAGATGCAGGCATTAACCAGGGGAAGGATGAGGCCCTTGATGTCCCCCCCAGGATG GGCGGGTTCCTCAGGCCAGCCCTGGCAGGAGATGCTGGTGAGAGGCGGGGGCACCAGCTGGCTGGGCCGAACCCTGAGCCCTGCGCCCCAAGCCCTCTTTCCGGCCCAGCTGACGATGTGGAGGACCTCTTGCTCCAGGCTCTGCAGCAGAGCAGCCtggaggaccacctgctggaagCTACATGGGGGGTGGATCCAATCTCCCCAGAGGCTCCTG GCCCAGAGCTCCCTGCGGGGCAGCTGTACCTGCCAAAGCCCCAGGCCCAGACGACAG GCCTAGCCCCAGCACCCTGGCAGCCCCCTCAAGAGGCAGAGCCCTGCACTGCGCTGCCCCCCAGTGCCTGTCCCCCGGTGGCAGGTGAGCAGGTCCCAGCCAGGCCTGGCTACTCACAGCTCAGTCTGCACACAGAACCCAGCCTGGGCACCCTGGACGTGACCATCATGTACAAGGGCCGAACGGTGCTGCAGGAGGTGGTGGGCCGCCCAAGATGTGTGTTCCTATACGGGCCTCCCAGCCTACCTGTTGAGGCCACAGAACTCCAGTGCGTGGCCTTCCCCAGCCCTGCTGAGCTCCCCGACCAGAAACAGCTTCACTACACAGAGAAGCTGCTGCAGCACGTGGCCCCTGGCCTGCAGCTGGAGCTCCGGGGGCCTGGGCTGTGGGCCCGGCGCCTGGGCAAGTGCAAGGTCTTCTGGGAGGTGGGAGGCCCCCTGGGCTCTGCCAGCCCCTCTAGCCCGGCCCGCCTGCTGCCCAGGAACTGCGACACTCCCATCTTCGACTTCAGCACCTTCTTCCGAG AGCTTGTGGAGTTCCGGGCTCGCCAGCGCCAGGGCTCCCCACACTACACCATCTACCTGGCCTTTGGGCAAGACCTGTCAGCCAGGAGACCCAAGGAGAAGAGCCTGGTCCTGGTGAAG CTGGAGCCGTGGCTGTGCCGGGCGCACCTGGAGGGTGTGCAGCGTGAAGGCGTGTCCTCCCTGGACAGCGGCAGCCTAGGCCTCTGCCTGTCCAGCTCCAACAGCCTCTACAACGACCTCGAGCATTTCCTTGACCACTTCTTCATGGAGGTGGAGCAGCCCGCCTAG
- the IRF7 gene encoding interferon regulatory factor 7 isoform X3: MAVAPDRVAPRVLFGDWLLGEVSSGRYEGLEWLDAARTHFRVPWKHFGRRDLGEADSRIFKAWAVARGRWPPSSSRSDPQTPESALRAGWKTNFRCALRSTRRFVMLQDNSGDLTDPHKVYALSPEVGWAGPNSPSEDAGINQGKDEALDVPPRMGGFLRPALAGDAGERRGHQLAGPNPEPCAPSPLSGPADDVEDLLLQALQQSSLEDHLLEATWGVDPISPEAPGPELPAGQLYLPKPQAQTTGLAPAPWQPPQEAEPCTALPPSACPPVAGEQVPARPGYSQLSLHTEPSLGTLDVTIMYKGRTVLQEVVGRPRCVFLYGPPSLPVEATELQCVAFPSPAELPDQKQLHYTEKLLQHVAPGLQLELRGPGLWARRLGKCKVFWEVGGPLGSASPSSPARLLPRNCDTPIFDFSTFFRELVEFRARQRQGSPHYTIYLAFGQDLSARRPKEKSLVLVKLEPWLCRAHLEGVQREGVSSLDSGSLGLCLSSSNSLYNDLEHFLDHFFMEVEQPA, encoded by the exons ATGGCTGTGGCTCCCGACAG GGTAGCCCCGCGCGTGCTGTTCGGAGACTGGCTTTTGGGCGAGGTCAGCAGCGGCCGCTACGAGGGGCTGGAGTGGCTGGACGCAGCCCGCACACACTTCCGTGTCCCCTGGAAGCACTTCGGGCGGAGGGACCTGGGCGAGGCGGACTCACGCATCTTCAAG GCCTGGGCCGTAGCCCGCGGCAGGTGGCcgcccagcagcagcagaagtgACCCTCAGACCCCCGAGAGCGCCCTCCGCGCAGGCTGGAAAACCAACTTCCGCTGCGCATTGCGCAGCACGCGGCGCTTCGTGATGCTGCAAGACAACTCTGGGGACCTCACGGACCCGCATAAGGTGTATGCGCTCAGCCCCGAGGTGGGGTGGGCAG GTCCCAACTCTCCCTCAGAAGATGCAGGCATTAACCAGGGGAAGGATGAGGCCCTTGATGTCCCCCCCAGGATG GGCGGGTTCCTCAGGCCAGCCCTGGCAGGAGATGCTGGTGAGAGGCGGGGGCACCAGCTGGCTGGGCCGAACCCTGAGCCCTGCGCCCCAAGCCCTCTTTCCGGCCCAGCTGACGATGTGGAGGACCTCTTGCTCCAGGCTCTGCAGCAGAGCAGCCtggaggaccacctgctggaagCTACATGGGGGGTGGATCCAATCTCCCCAGAGGCTCCTG GCCCAGAGCTCCCTGCGGGGCAGCTGTACCTGCCAAAGCCCCAGGCCCAGACGACAG GCCTAGCCCCAGCACCCTGGCAGCCCCCTCAAGAGGCAGAGCCCTGCACTGCGCTGCCCCCCAGTGCCTGTCCCCCGGTGGCAGGTGAGCAGGTCCCAGCCAGGCCTGGCTACTCACAGCTCAGTCTGCACACAGAACCCAGCCTGGGCACCCTGGACGTGACCATCATGTACAAGGGCCGAACGGTGCTGCAGGAGGTGGTGGGCCGCCCAAGATGTGTGTTCCTATACGGGCCTCCCAGCCTACCTGTTGAGGCCACAGAACTCCAGTGCGTGGCCTTCCCCAGCCCTGCTGAGCTCCCCGACCAGAAACAGCTTCACTACACAGAGAAGCTGCTGCAGCACGTGGCCCCTGGCCTGCAGCTGGAGCTCCGGGGGCCTGGGCTGTGGGCCCGGCGCCTGGGCAAGTGCAAGGTCTTCTGGGAGGTGGGAGGCCCCCTGGGCTCTGCCAGCCCCTCTAGCCCGGCCCGCCTGCTGCCCAGGAACTGCGACACTCCCATCTTCGACTTCAGCACCTTCTTCCGAG AGCTTGTGGAGTTCCGGGCTCGCCAGCGCCAGGGCTCCCCACACTACACCATCTACCTGGCCTTTGGGCAAGACCTGTCAGCCAGGAGACCCAAGGAGAAGAGCCTGGTCCTGGTGAAG CTGGAGCCGTGGCTGTGCCGGGCGCACCTGGAGGGTGTGCAGCGTGAAGGCGTGTCCTCCCTGGACAGCGGCAGCCTAGGCCTCTGCCTGTCCAGCTCCAACAGCCTCTACAACGACCTCGAGCATTTCCTTGACCACTTCTTCATGGAGGTGGAGCAGCCCGCCTAG
- the IRF7 gene encoding interferon regulatory factor 7 isoform X5: MAVAPDRVAPRVLFGDWLLGEVSSGRYEGLEWLDAARTHFRVPWKHFGRRDLGEADSRIFKAWAVARGRWPPSSSRSDPQTPESALRAGWKTNFRCALRSTRRFVMLQDNSGDLTDPHKVYALSPEVGWAALRVHPGVHTLACHSGVSGPNSPSEDAGINQGKDEALDVPPRMGGFLRPALAGDAGERRGHQLAGPNPEPCAPSPLSGPADDVEDLLLQALQQSSLEDHLLEATWGVDPISPEAPGPELPAGQLYLPKPQAQTTEPSLGTLDVTIMYKGRTVLQEVVGRPRCVFLYGPPSLPVEATELQCVAFPSPAELPDQKQLHYTEKLLQHVAPGLQLELRGPGLWARRLGKCKVFWEVGGPLGSASPSSPARLLPRNCDTPIFDFSTFFRELVEFRARQRQGSPHYTIYLAFGQDLSARRPKEKSLVLVKLEPWLCRAHLEGVQREGVSSLDSGSLGLCLSSSNSLYNDLEHFLDHFFMEVEQPA, encoded by the exons ATGGCTGTGGCTCCCGACAG GGTAGCCCCGCGCGTGCTGTTCGGAGACTGGCTTTTGGGCGAGGTCAGCAGCGGCCGCTACGAGGGGCTGGAGTGGCTGGACGCAGCCCGCACACACTTCCGTGTCCCCTGGAAGCACTTCGGGCGGAGGGACCTGGGCGAGGCGGACTCACGCATCTTCAAG GCCTGGGCCGTAGCCCGCGGCAGGTGGCcgcccagcagcagcagaagtgACCCTCAGACCCCCGAGAGCGCCCTCCGCGCAGGCTGGAAAACCAACTTCCGCTGCGCATTGCGCAGCACGCGGCGCTTCGTGATGCTGCAAGACAACTCTGGGGACCTCACGGACCCGCATAAGGTGTATGCGCTCAGCCCCGAGGTGGGGTGGGCAG CTTTGAGGGTCCACCCAGGGGTTCACACCTTGGCGTGCCACTCTGGAGTCTCAGGTCCCAACTCTCCCTCAGAAGATGCAGGCATTAACCAGGGGAAGGATGAGGCCCTTGATGTCCCCCCCAGGATG GGCGGGTTCCTCAGGCCAGCCCTGGCAGGAGATGCTGGTGAGAGGCGGGGGCACCAGCTGGCTGGGCCGAACCCTGAGCCCTGCGCCCCAAGCCCTCTTTCCGGCCCAGCTGACGATGTGGAGGACCTCTTGCTCCAGGCTCTGCAGCAGAGCAGCCtggaggaccacctgctggaagCTACATGGGGGGTGGATCCAATCTCCCCAGAGGCTCCTG GCCCAGAGCTCCCTGCGGGGCAGCTGTACCTGCCAAAGCCCCAGGCCCAGACGACAG AACCCAGCCTGGGCACCCTGGACGTGACCATCATGTACAAGGGCCGAACGGTGCTGCAGGAGGTGGTGGGCCGCCCAAGATGTGTGTTCCTATACGGGCCTCCCAGCCTACCTGTTGAGGCCACAGAACTCCAGTGCGTGGCCTTCCCCAGCCCTGCTGAGCTCCCCGACCAGAAACAGCTTCACTACACAGAGAAGCTGCTGCAGCACGTGGCCCCTGGCCTGCAGCTGGAGCTCCGGGGGCCTGGGCTGTGGGCCCGGCGCCTGGGCAAGTGCAAGGTCTTCTGGGAGGTGGGAGGCCCCCTGGGCTCTGCCAGCCCCTCTAGCCCGGCCCGCCTGCTGCCCAGGAACTGCGACACTCCCATCTTCGACTTCAGCACCTTCTTCCGAG AGCTTGTGGAGTTCCGGGCTCGCCAGCGCCAGGGCTCCCCACACTACACCATCTACCTGGCCTTTGGGCAAGACCTGTCAGCCAGGAGACCCAAGGAGAAGAGCCTGGTCCTGGTGAAG CTGGAGCCGTGGCTGTGCCGGGCGCACCTGGAGGGTGTGCAGCGTGAAGGCGTGTCCTCCCTGGACAGCGGCAGCCTAGGCCTCTGCCTGTCCAGCTCCAACAGCCTCTACAACGACCTCGAGCATTTCCTTGACCACTTCTTCATGGAGGTGGAGCAGCCCGCCTAG
- the IRF7 gene encoding interferon regulatory factor 7 isoform X1, translating into MAVAPDRVAPRVLFGDWLLGEVSSGRYEGLEWLDAARTHFRVPWKHFGRRDLGEADSRIFKAWAVARGRWPPSSSRSDPQTPESALRAGWKTNFRCALRSTRRFVMLQDNSGDLTDPHKVYALSPEVGWAALRVHPGVHTLACHSGVSGPNSPSEDAGINQGKDEALDVPPRMGGFLRPALAGDAGERRGHQLAGPNPEPCAPSPLSGPADDVEDLLLQALQQSSLEDHLLEATWGVDPISPEAPGPELPAGQLYLPKPQAQTTGLAPAPWQPPQEAEPCTALPPSACPPVAGEQVPARPGYSQLSLHTEPSLGTLDVTIMYKGRTVLQEVVGRPRCVFLYGPPSLPVEATELQCVAFPSPAELPDQKQLHYTEKLLQHVAPGLQLELRGPGLWARRLGKCKVFWEVGGPLGSASPSSPARLLPRNCDTPIFDFSTFFRELVEFRARQRQGSPHYTIYLAFGQDLSARRPKEKSLVLVKLEPWLCRAHLEGVQREGVSSLDSGSLGLCLSSSNSLYNDLEHFLDHFFMEVEQPA; encoded by the exons ATGGCTGTGGCTCCCGACAG GGTAGCCCCGCGCGTGCTGTTCGGAGACTGGCTTTTGGGCGAGGTCAGCAGCGGCCGCTACGAGGGGCTGGAGTGGCTGGACGCAGCCCGCACACACTTCCGTGTCCCCTGGAAGCACTTCGGGCGGAGGGACCTGGGCGAGGCGGACTCACGCATCTTCAAG GCCTGGGCCGTAGCCCGCGGCAGGTGGCcgcccagcagcagcagaagtgACCCTCAGACCCCCGAGAGCGCCCTCCGCGCAGGCTGGAAAACCAACTTCCGCTGCGCATTGCGCAGCACGCGGCGCTTCGTGATGCTGCAAGACAACTCTGGGGACCTCACGGACCCGCATAAGGTGTATGCGCTCAGCCCCGAGGTGGGGTGGGCAG CTTTGAGGGTCCACCCAGGGGTTCACACCTTGGCGTGCCACTCTGGAGTCTCAGGTCCCAACTCTCCCTCAGAAGATGCAGGCATTAACCAGGGGAAGGATGAGGCCCTTGATGTCCCCCCCAGGATG GGCGGGTTCCTCAGGCCAGCCCTGGCAGGAGATGCTGGTGAGAGGCGGGGGCACCAGCTGGCTGGGCCGAACCCTGAGCCCTGCGCCCCAAGCCCTCTTTCCGGCCCAGCTGACGATGTGGAGGACCTCTTGCTCCAGGCTCTGCAGCAGAGCAGCCtggaggaccacctgctggaagCTACATGGGGGGTGGATCCAATCTCCCCAGAGGCTCCTG GCCCAGAGCTCCCTGCGGGGCAGCTGTACCTGCCAAAGCCCCAGGCCCAGACGACAG GCCTAGCCCCAGCACCCTGGCAGCCCCCTCAAGAGGCAGAGCCCTGCACTGCGCTGCCCCCCAGTGCCTGTCCCCCGGTGGCAGGTGAGCAGGTCCCAGCCAGGCCTGGCTACTCACAGCTCAGTCTGCACACAGAACCCAGCCTGGGCACCCTGGACGTGACCATCATGTACAAGGGCCGAACGGTGCTGCAGGAGGTGGTGGGCCGCCCAAGATGTGTGTTCCTATACGGGCCTCCCAGCCTACCTGTTGAGGCCACAGAACTCCAGTGCGTGGCCTTCCCCAGCCCTGCTGAGCTCCCCGACCAGAAACAGCTTCACTACACAGAGAAGCTGCTGCAGCACGTGGCCCCTGGCCTGCAGCTGGAGCTCCGGGGGCCTGGGCTGTGGGCCCGGCGCCTGGGCAAGTGCAAGGTCTTCTGGGAGGTGGGAGGCCCCCTGGGCTCTGCCAGCCCCTCTAGCCCGGCCCGCCTGCTGCCCAGGAACTGCGACACTCCCATCTTCGACTTCAGCACCTTCTTCCGAG AGCTTGTGGAGTTCCGGGCTCGCCAGCGCCAGGGCTCCCCACACTACACCATCTACCTGGCCTTTGGGCAAGACCTGTCAGCCAGGAGACCCAAGGAGAAGAGCCTGGTCCTGGTGAAG CTGGAGCCGTGGCTGTGCCGGGCGCACCTGGAGGGTGTGCAGCGTGAAGGCGTGTCCTCCCTGGACAGCGGCAGCCTAGGCCTCTGCCTGTCCAGCTCCAACAGCCTCTACAACGACCTCGAGCATTTCCTTGACCACTTCTTCATGGAGGTGGAGCAGCCCGCCTAG
- the IRF7 gene encoding interferon regulatory factor 7 isoform X6, which produces MAVAPDRVAPRVLFGDWLLGEVSSGRYEGLEWLDAARTHFRVPWKHFGRRDLGEADSRIFKAWAVARGRWPPSSSRSDPQTPESALRAGWKTNFRCALRSTRRFVMLQDNSGDLTDPHKVYALSPEVGWAVSGPNSPSEDAGINQGKDEALDVPPRMGGFLRPALAGDAGERRGHQLAGPNPEPCAPSPLSGPADDVEDLLLQALQQSSLEDHLLEATWGVDPISPEAPGPELPAGQLYLPKPQAQTTEPSLGTLDVTIMYKGRTVLQEVVGRPRCVFLYGPPSLPVEATELQCVAFPSPAELPDQKQLHYTEKLLQHVAPGLQLELRGPGLWARRLGKCKVFWEVGGPLGSASPSSPARLLPRNCDTPIFDFSTFFRELVEFRARQRQGSPHYTIYLAFGQDLSARRPKEKSLVLVKLEPWLCRAHLEGVQREGVSSLDSGSLGLCLSSSNSLYNDLEHFLDHFFMEVEQPA; this is translated from the exons ATGGCTGTGGCTCCCGACAG GGTAGCCCCGCGCGTGCTGTTCGGAGACTGGCTTTTGGGCGAGGTCAGCAGCGGCCGCTACGAGGGGCTGGAGTGGCTGGACGCAGCCCGCACACACTTCCGTGTCCCCTGGAAGCACTTCGGGCGGAGGGACCTGGGCGAGGCGGACTCACGCATCTTCAAG GCCTGGGCCGTAGCCCGCGGCAGGTGGCcgcccagcagcagcagaagtgACCCTCAGACCCCCGAGAGCGCCCTCCGCGCAGGCTGGAAAACCAACTTCCGCTGCGCATTGCGCAGCACGCGGCGCTTCGTGATGCTGCAAGACAACTCTGGGGACCTCACGGACCCGCATAAGGTGTATGCGCTCAGCCCCGAGGTGGGGTGGGCAG TCTCAGGTCCCAACTCTCCCTCAGAAGATGCAGGCATTAACCAGGGGAAGGATGAGGCCCTTGATGTCCCCCCCAGGATG GGCGGGTTCCTCAGGCCAGCCCTGGCAGGAGATGCTGGTGAGAGGCGGGGGCACCAGCTGGCTGGGCCGAACCCTGAGCCCTGCGCCCCAAGCCCTCTTTCCGGCCCAGCTGACGATGTGGAGGACCTCTTGCTCCAGGCTCTGCAGCAGAGCAGCCtggaggaccacctgctggaagCTACATGGGGGGTGGATCCAATCTCCCCAGAGGCTCCTG GCCCAGAGCTCCCTGCGGGGCAGCTGTACCTGCCAAAGCCCCAGGCCCAGACGACAG AACCCAGCCTGGGCACCCTGGACGTGACCATCATGTACAAGGGCCGAACGGTGCTGCAGGAGGTGGTGGGCCGCCCAAGATGTGTGTTCCTATACGGGCCTCCCAGCCTACCTGTTGAGGCCACAGAACTCCAGTGCGTGGCCTTCCCCAGCCCTGCTGAGCTCCCCGACCAGAAACAGCTTCACTACACAGAGAAGCTGCTGCAGCACGTGGCCCCTGGCCTGCAGCTGGAGCTCCGGGGGCCTGGGCTGTGGGCCCGGCGCCTGGGCAAGTGCAAGGTCTTCTGGGAGGTGGGAGGCCCCCTGGGCTCTGCCAGCCCCTCTAGCCCGGCCCGCCTGCTGCCCAGGAACTGCGACACTCCCATCTTCGACTTCAGCACCTTCTTCCGAG AGCTTGTGGAGTTCCGGGCTCGCCAGCGCCAGGGCTCCCCACACTACACCATCTACCTGGCCTTTGGGCAAGACCTGTCAGCCAGGAGACCCAAGGAGAAGAGCCTGGTCCTGGTGAAG CTGGAGCCGTGGCTGTGCCGGGCGCACCTGGAGGGTGTGCAGCGTGAAGGCGTGTCCTCCCTGGACAGCGGCAGCCTAGGCCTCTGCCTGTCCAGCTCCAACAGCCTCTACAACGACCTCGAGCATTTCCTTGACCACTTCTTCATGGAGGTGGAGCAGCCCGCCTAG